The following proteins come from a genomic window of Miscanthus floridulus cultivar M001 chromosome 2, ASM1932011v1, whole genome shotgun sequence:
- the LOC136537218 gene encoding protein ALP1-like, with translation MGMYHFDTYMNKAEYRIATESGFEWVMKTLGNSSSCYNMFRMSQDLFLRIHSLLVESHGLKSTRRISSMEALGLFIWICGAPQSLRQVEDRFTRSLETICRKFDKVLESVNKLAVDIIKPKDPEFRNVHPRLQSPRFTPFFDNCIGAIDGTHIPVVVPTTKVVQHMRRHGYTSQNVMAICDFDMRFTFVVVGWPGSFHDMRLFKDAIDKFGDKFLHPPEGKFYLVDSGYPNRPGYLAPYKEIKYHLPEFRQGTMPRGKKELFNYSHSSLHNVIERSFGVLKMKWRILLDLPSYPMQKQSHIIIACMALHNFSRESFLRDVDFDLVDHDENYVPFAEGSSSDGNVSNVCHRDEDRNMNEFRDWIANGLVSRS, from the exons ATGGGTATGTATCACTTTGACACCTATATGAACAAAGCAGAATACAGAATAGCAACAGAAAGTGGATTTGAATGGGTCATGAAGACACTAGGAAATAGCAGTTCTTGTTACAATATGTTTAGAATGAGTCAAGATTTGTTTCTAAGGATACATAGTTTGCTAGTTGAATCACATGGATTAAAATCAACTAGGAGGATCTCATCTATGGAGGCTTTAGGGTTGTTTATATGGATATGTGGTGCACCTCAATCTCTTAGACAAGTTGAAGATCGTTTCACAAGATCACTAGAAACAATATGTAGAAAGTTTGATAAAGTTTTAGAGAGTGTGAACAAGCTAGCAGTTGACATCATTAAGCCAAAGGACCCCGAGTTTAGGAATGTGCATCCTAGGTTGCAAAGCCCTCGGTTCACACCATTCTTTGACAATTGCATTGGAGCTATAGACGGTACTCATATTCCTGTAGTAGTGCCAACTACCAAGGTAGTACAACATATGAGAAGACATGGATATACGAGTCAGAATGTCATGGCCATATGTGATTTCGATATGAGGTTTACTTTTGTGGTGGTTGGTTGGCCTGGGTCATTTCATGATATGAGGTTGTTCAAAGATGCAATTGACAAGTTTGGAGACAAGTTTCTGCATCCACCTGAAG GCAAGTTCTACCTTGTTGACTCGGGTTACCCAAACCGACCGGGATATCTTGCACCGTACAAAGAAATCAAGTACCACCTGCCGGAGTTTAGACAAGGAACAATGCCGAGAGGTAAAAAAGAACTGTTTAATTACTCACATTCTTCACTCCATAATGTCATTGAACGGTCGTTTGGAGTTCTAAAGATGAAGTGGAGGATATTGCTTGACCTTCCTAGCTATCCAATGCAAAAGCAAAGCCATATAATTATTGCGTGCATGGCACTACACAATTTTAGTAGGGAGAGTTTTTTGAGAGATGTGGACTTTGATTTGGTTGACCATGATGAGAACTATGTTCCATTCGCCGAAGGATCCTCTTCTGACGGTAATGTGTCAAATGTATGTCATAGAGATGAAGATCGAAATATGAACGAGTTCCGTGATTGGATAGCCAATGGTTTGGTTAGTAGATCATAG